Genomic window (Plasmodium knowlesi strain H genome assembly, chromosome: 9):
ATGGGCGCACAGGTGGAGACGACAAAAGGGTTATCATAGAtcgggagaaaaagaaatccaTATGGTCTCTATTCACCCAGGTGGGTGCATCCACGGGGGAtgcaagaaaaagaagtgaaGATGGAGGTGTTGGCGTCGATGATGAAGGTGGCGAAAGCCCACTCGTAGACGTGTTTTTCACCCCAAGGAATGTGCCGAAcggaaagaaggagaaggaagaagcggAAGACAGCCGGGGAAATTGTCATCCCGATGGTTGTCATGATAGGCGCGAAGATTACCCACGTGTTCCCAGCGGGGCCAAGCCCAGCCTGTTCAGAAAAGTACACGAAAATCAGGAcatcaaaaaagaaatagaaaacaTAACTAGCAGTTTCAAACGGAAGAACAACATTTTACTTGATGATAAAACTGAAGACAGTGTACTGAATAGTATTATTTCCAGGAAGAggacaaaaatgaacatcGAGGGAAGCCATCTGGCGGCCTGTTTCACCCCCCCCGCGACAAGCTCCTCTGCGTCATACAACGCATACAAGGAATTCTTTGCAATGGGAGCTTCTAGCAAATatggggaggaaggaaagaaagtgATCGATAAGAAGACTCTCCTGGATGATTTAGCGCAGAATAAAATTAGATACCAAATTAAGGATGATAATGTGCTTAGCCGGATGAAGGGGGAGAAACAGGCAAACCAAATAAATCAAACCAAGCACGTAAACGAGGCGAACTGTACAGACCAAACAAAGGCGGACGAGAAGAAAACATACACATGCgtgttgaagaaaaaaaacgtgtgTGTGCCAGTAAACAGGGTAAACGAAAATAATCATcaaaatgtaataaaaatgaggaaggcaCACCAAATATTATTTAAGAAGGATAATTTTGATATTTTCCATCACCTGGGAGATGACCTATTTAGGTACATCATTtcgaatgtaaaaaataaaaaaaatctcctTCTCTTGAATAGGAGATTTAGAGACATCGTTCGTTGCCTCAGAGTTAAACTCATCTATGATGTaacattaaaaaatacaattcCACCAGAAAGTATTATAAAAACAGTGTACACATCAGACAATCTCCAGGTCTTGGACCTCTCAGGATGTTCTCATCTCACTTCTCaccattttcatttattctGTAATTCTCATAATATCAAGTTTGACAAAACCTTAAAAATATTGTGCTTAAATGGGTGCAACAAAATTACCGACTCAAGTTTGAAGGATCTTCTCCATCGGTTTAAATATCTGTCCATTGTTGACGTTCGTAATTGCTATAAGATTAGTCATGATGGAATTTACCCCTTAAAGTTCAAGACTGGTTTAGTGAAATTATACCTTGGCAATACGACCTCCTCTACAGTATCCAATTATCATTCCGATGATACGCTACGTGTACTCTTCACCTGTGTGCTTCCTTCATCGGGCGAATCTGCTACGAAAGGGGCTGACCTGAGTTCGCATATTACTACCCCTCTTAAGTCACTTTCCTGCTTCGAAATTACCAATGCGAAAGAGCTAAGCGACATTTCGTACCTCTACGCCATTTCGAAGAACCTCAAGGTGCTTAACCTCCGAGGGTGCAACATTAATGACACGGTGGCCATCTTTTTCAAGTGCTTTACTAACCTCATCGCTTTGAATGTAGCAGACACAAAGGTATCAAATGAGGTGATAAAAACCGTCTGTGCTCATTCACCAAAGATGAGGATCCTCGATATTTCCAAAACGATAGATGTCCATAACGACACCATCTTGACCGTTGCGAGAAATCTCAAGCGCCTCCGAAAGATTAAGCTGTCTTCCTTGCAGTAATGATGGAGCGAATAATACGTACCACAAACAAAACAGCATATACTTCACTTGCCATTTCTGTTACATGAACGCATCGCAATTGCGCACCATATACTTcatttgcaatttttccttcgtcACCTCACCCATCCGCAGAAACGTAGACAATTTCTCCGTTCGGGAATTCCTCAAACATTGCAGAGGCCTCGTAGCAATTGATTTCTCCAACTGCTGGAAAGTTAACAACTCCTTTTGTAACGTGAACGGATTGGACGTTCCATCAGGTGAGGactaagggaaaaaagcacATCCCCTTTTGAGCGAGTAGCCCCTTTCCCATCATGGCCATTAAACCGAATTAACACATGTCATATACATTAACCAATAAGCAGTAcgcgttgttttttttcctttttgcacaCGCGATAGGGATGCATTCCTCCTggaatttattattattattatttttttttttttttttcctccatcatTTCCCAATCACAGGACCGAAGCTGACGGATGTGGGTGTCTACCAGTGCTCAGTCGACCGCAGGGTCTGCGAAGGGGCCCTCACGGAAGTTGGCTGTTCCTCCGTGCGCGTGCACATATACAATGTAAGCGGGGTGCTCCACGGATATGTGGCGTGAAAATTGGCACCGTGGAAATGGAAAGATTGTCGGAGGACTCCCCCCCTCCTCGCAGATCAACTGCATGTTGCAAGTTTCCAccttgcactttttttttttttttttttttttcgtaaaatacCCCACGCAGGAGCTGAAAATATTTGAGACATCCATTTATGCGGACATGGACACATTGGATCAGAGCGAATGAAAGGGAAACTACAAATGGCCCAGTCACCCTCATTCTTTCCCATACCGTTTTTCCACACTTTGAGTTTGAAGAAATCACATTTGTacgtaattctttttttggtcgttttttttttttttttttttttttttttttgccattttaaaGGTTCCCTTtaaccccccccttttttaattttaattttttttttttttcattttgaatgCTCCTGTTCATCCAACTTGTTTgccttgttcattttgaaaCGCAAAAGTTGGCTGTGCAGattatcccttttttaaggCGAATTAAGTtgatcaattttttctcataaatCCTGTGTCCCATCTCTGATACTTTCCATGGGGGAGAATAATTTGAAGAAAGTTTTCGCGGCCCagccagttttttttttttttttttttttttttttaagagtgCCTAACAGTTAATTCCGCGGGGCGAAGCGGCAAAATGGTAACTCATTTTACGTAATGTAtaacatataaaaatatttttactttgcgggcatatatttccccccatCGGCCGATTGGCGCATTTGccctgttttcttttttcacgtTCATTCGAATGTTTACTGCAATAAAATATAAGTGCCagttttaaaataaaatagaaaaaagcAATGCGCCCATTTGAACTtgagttcctttttttttttaattcatgggaaaaatatatttccttcgCGCATATATTGCCAATGTAGTCCCAAAGGAGTTGGCGCGAGTGAAATATTCCATATGTTATTAAGTGATCAGTTCATtatgtttttcctccttttcgtttGACCCATTTGCACATAAAGTGTAACCCTTTCTTGTTTTCCATGACGCCCTGTGTTGCGCGCTTCCCCCCTGAGCGTCAAcgaagtttttccttcccgaGGATTTCCACGGAAGAACATTCGATGGGCGAAATTTGCTTTACCCTTGGAGATAACAGTTAACAAACAAacgaacaaacaaacaaacgaacaaacgaacaaatgaacaaacgtACAAATGAACATATGAACAAACGAACAGATAGACAAACGAGTTAATTGAAATGAATTAGCAAGAAAAGACAAACGGAAAggggatatatttttacttcatcTTTTTGTGAAGAGAAGAACGGGACCACATTTACTATAGTTCCCGCATGGGGAGAAAGCGAAAGGATCACAAGTCAAGGAAAGCAGCATATTTACACGCGGGTAACCTCTTACAGTGTATGTAGGATGGTTTGCAAAGGATGGCTGACGGGGAAGAGAGTAACGCCATACGGGATGAGGGCCTGTTGACCCAGGACCCATCCGATGGAGGAACAAGCGAAACTTCAAATGTGTTCGAAGATGTCATGGAGAATGGAGATGCtccaaatgaaaatatccCGCAGGGGAATCTGAATAATTCGATGAAGGCTCACCCGGAGGATGTGTCGCAAGAACCTTCGCAACATCGACTTGATGGCGCACCTCATCTCCCTCCAACGACCGCTCGACATCGATTCTGCAAAAAAACCTCCAGCGCTGACGACGCGGAGAAATGCCATAAAGGCAAACCCGACGTTCAAACGACCtcccaaaggaggaaagaaagcTCACCCAAAGATGAATCAGAAAAGGAGCATATCCCATCCGAACTGGAATGCGCCATATGTATGAAGCTCCTAATAATACCAGTGACTATTCCGTGTGGACACAATTTCTGCAGAGACTGTCTAGAGAAAGCCaaggaatataaaaacaCTTGCCCCTTATGTAGATCAAATatgggggataaaaaaaacattaacaTTTTGTTGAGTGActtgataaaggaaaagtaccCATTGACATATGCCAAGAGAGttgaagaaatggaaatgatcaaaagagaaaaagaaaaaaaaatactaaaGGAAAGATTCGATGTTATTAAAAACTCCTCTGTCATTCCTGTGTTTAAAGTCCCCTTTGTCTCTGGTCCCTATTTCCCAGGAGAGGTATTCGACCTCAACatatataatgaaaaatttattgaTCTCATTGATCTTATATCTACTGAACGCACATTTGCTATAACTTCCAGTAAGGATAAATCAAATAATGAGGATGAGAAAATATATGGAATCCatgtaaaaattttacagCAGAATAAAACGAACCAAGTGCTTTGTATTAAATGTGTTGCAAACTTTCGAGTCCTCCTTTATAATATTATACACTTCCATCAGTATGAAAATTATATAGCTAGCCATTCTCCACTTTTTGACGAATCTATTTCTTTGAATTCTTTTGAGTATAATTTGTTGAGAGAATCTAAGGAAGTTGCCGGTGGCGGTGCCGATACCGGTACCGGTCCTTGTCAGGGTTCTTTTCCTGACTCCTCCCTCTGTCATAGTAAGCATTGCGATAACTTCCGCAAGGGGGTGAAGTGTAATTCAAACTGCACAAAGCAAGGATCTTGCTGTTCCGATAAACACCCTGGGGGGAATAGTACCTCCGAAGGGGGCACCTGCAAGTGCGCCACATCTGCTACGCCATCCATGGGGATGAACCGAGAAAGTACCAACCAAACCACAAACGAcgtgggggagaaaaaagtggaagaattgaaaaaacttttaaaGACAATCGAATTAGAAGATGATATAAATTCAATTTCGTTATACTATGATAGGTGCAGAAGTATAATGAGCAATCCTACCGACACCAGTGATTATAATGTGTACAACGCGATGAATTACTATTCctgtattattttttcaagaaTCTGTCTTCTGTGCATAAGGTACCAGTTGAACCGTTTTGGCAATGCAGGAATACGTTTGTTTAATACCAAGTTTCGAAACGTCAAGCTAACCTCCTCGGAACCGTCGAATGAAGAATTAGAAAACTTTTCTTATTGCCTTAGCAGCGCTATTATCTCTAGATCCATTCTCAAGTGGAGATGGTTCAAGACGACTAACACCATGGAACGCCTTCAGAGCATAACTGAATactttctcaaaaaaaaaaataaaagtatttTGGCCCTTGACAATTCGAGGTCCCCGATAATTCACCGCCTCTTTATGTTGGACTCCATTTCCTCGTCTCTTCTTATTTTGCTCTTCATTTCGGTTATCATATTTGTTAAGTACTTCCTCTACTGAGGTAACTTTAGGATTGTTGTTGGTtggagagggggaaaaaaaaactcaccATTTCATCACCACAACGACCATCACCATCATCCTCGTCATCCtgttttttgctttttctttcaaaacAATCATTTGGAAAGATATATCCCCGGTTGGCGTTTTTCCGCACacgttcccttttttccagcttttttttttttttttttttttttttgtacactttGTATACGTAGCTCACATTA
Coding sequences:
- a CDS encoding F-box protein FBXL2, putative: MNEKKELTIANLFTANRSSGGRGSQSDGRTGGDDKRVIIDREKKKSIWSLFTQVGASTGDARKRSEDGGVGVDDEGGESPLVDVFFTPRNVPNGKKEKEEAEDSRGNCHPDGCHDRREDYPRVPSGAKPSLFRKVHENQDIKKEIENITSSFKRKNNILLDDKTEDSVLNSIISRKRTKMNIEGSHLAACFTPPATSSSASYNAYKEFFAMGASSKYGEEGKKVIDKKTLLDDLAQNKIRYQIKDDNVLSRMKGEKQANQINQTKHVNEANCTDQTKADEKKTYTCVLKKKNVCVPVNRVNENNHQNVIKMRKAHQILFKKDNFDIFHHLGDDLFRYIISNVKNKKNLLLLNRRFRDIVRCLRVKLIYDVTLKNTIPPESIIKTVYTSDNLQVLDLSGCSHLTSHHFHLFCNSHNIKFDKTLKILCLNGCNKITDSSLKDLLHRFKYLSIVDVRNCYKISHDGIYPLKFKTGLVKLYLGNTTSSTVSNYHSDDTLRVLFTCVLPSSGESATKGADLSSHITTPLKSLSCFEITNAKELSDISYLYAISKNLKVLNLRGCNINDTVAIFFKCFTNLIALNVADTKVSNEVIKTVCAHSPKMRILDISKTIDVHNDTILTVARNLKRLRKIKLSSLQNVDNFSVREFLKHCRGLVAIDFSNCWKVNNSFCNVNGLDVPSGPKLTDVGVYQCSVDRRVCEGALTEVGCSSVRVHIYNELKIFETSIYADMDTLDQSE
- a CDS encoding RING zinc finger protein, putative, whose translation is MADGEESNAIRDEGLLTQDPSDGGTSETSNVFEDVMENGDAPNENIPQGNLNNSMKAHPEDVSQEPSQHRLDGAPHLPPTTARHRFCKKTSSADDAEKCHKGKPDVQTTSQRRKESSPKDESEKEHIPSELECAICMKLLIIPVTIPCGHNFCRDCLEKAKEYKNTCPLCRSNMGDKKNINILLSDLIKEKYPLTYAKRVEEMEMIKREKEKKILKERFDVIKNSSVIPVFKVPFVSGPYFPGEVFDLNIYNEKFIDLIDLISTERTFAITSSKDKSNNEDEKIYGIHVKILQQNKTNQVLCIKCVANFRVLLYNIIHFHQYENYIASHSPLFDESISLNSFEYNLLRESKEVAGGGADTGTGPCQGSFPDSSLCHSKHCDNFRKGVKCNSNCTKQGSCCSDKHPGGNSTSEGGTCKCATSATPSMGMNRESTNQTTNDVGEKKVEELKKLLKTIELEDDINSISLYYDRCRSIMSNPTDTSDYNVYNAMNYYSCIIFSRICLLCIRYQLNRFGNAGIRLFNTKFRNVKLTSSEPSNEELENFSYCLSSAIISRSILKWRWFKTTNTMERLQSITEYFLKKKNKSILALDNSRSPIIHRLFMLDSISSSLLILLFISVIIFVKYFLY